Proteins encoded in a region of the Frondihabitans sp. 762G35 genome:
- the dnaA gene encoding chromosomal replication initiator protein DnaA: MTTTTDPIQGLWRSVLASLTTDDRITPQLHGFVSLVEPKGVLGGTLYLEVPNELTRGMLEQRIREPLLEAISRLGDSTVTSFAITVNPDITPDTLSQPQEPAESNQYVEAPFVPAPTEPAPGAKRNDSRLNPKYSFDNFVIGASNRFAHAAAVAVSEAPAKAYNPLFIYGESGLGKTHLLHAIGHYAESMYPGIRVRYVSSEEFTNDFINSIANNRSNQFQQRYRDIDILLIDDIQFLQGKDSTQEAFFHTFNTLHDHDKQLVITSDLPPKHLTGFEDRMRSRFEWGLITDVQAPDLETRIAILRKKAQSEKLLVRDEILEYMATKVSSNIRELEGTLIRVTAFASLNRTAVDLSLVQTVLKDLITLDEDNVIAPVDIINHTADYFKLSVDDLYGSSRSQAIATARQIAMYLCRELTNLSLPKIGQLFGNRDHTTVMYANKKISELMKERRSIYNQVTELTSRIKQDHRYK; the protein is encoded by the coding sequence GTGACGACAACGACCGATCCCATCCAGGGGCTCTGGCGGTCCGTCCTGGCCAGTCTCACCACCGACGACCGCATCACCCCGCAGCTGCACGGCTTCGTCAGCCTGGTCGAGCCGAAGGGCGTCCTCGGCGGCACCCTCTACCTCGAGGTGCCGAACGAGCTGACGCGCGGGATGCTGGAGCAGCGCATCCGGGAGCCCCTCCTCGAAGCGATCTCCCGTCTCGGCGACAGCACGGTCACGAGCTTCGCCATCACGGTCAACCCCGACATCACGCCGGACACCCTGAGCCAGCCCCAGGAGCCGGCCGAGTCGAACCAGTACGTCGAGGCGCCTTTCGTGCCGGCTCCGACCGAGCCCGCCCCGGGTGCCAAGCGCAACGACTCCCGCCTGAACCCCAAGTACAGCTTCGACAACTTCGTGATCGGAGCCTCGAACCGGTTCGCGCACGCCGCGGCGGTCGCCGTCTCCGAGGCTCCGGCGAAGGCGTACAACCCGCTCTTCATCTACGGGGAATCCGGCCTCGGCAAGACGCACCTCCTGCACGCGATCGGGCACTACGCGGAGAGCATGTATCCGGGCATCCGGGTCCGCTACGTCTCCAGCGAGGAGTTCACGAACGACTTCATCAACTCGATCGCGAACAACCGCTCGAACCAGTTCCAGCAGCGCTACCGCGACATCGACATCCTCCTGATCGACGACATCCAGTTCCTGCAGGGCAAGGACAGCACGCAGGAGGCGTTCTTCCACACCTTCAACACCCTCCACGACCACGACAAGCAGCTGGTCATCACGAGCGATCTCCCGCCGAAGCACCTCACCGGCTTCGAGGACAGGATGCGCTCGCGCTTCGAGTGGGGCCTCATCACCGACGTCCAGGCCCCCGACCTCGAGACGCGCATCGCGATCCTCCGGAAGAAGGCGCAGAGCGAGAAGCTCCTCGTCCGCGACGAGATCCTCGAGTACATGGCCACGAAGGTGTCGAGCAACATCCGCGAGCTGGAGGGGACGCTCATCCGCGTCACCGCCTTCGCGAGCCTGAACCGCACCGCCGTCGACCTCAGCCTCGTGCAGACCGTCCTGAAAGACCTGATCACCCTCGACGAGGACAACGTGATCGCGCCGGTCGACATCATCAACCACACGGCCGACTACTTCAAGCTCTCCGTCGACGACCTCTACGGCTCGTCCCGCTCGCAGGCGATCGCCACGGCCCGGCAGATCGCGATGTACCTCTGCCGCGAGCTGACGAACCTCTCCCTGCCCAAGATCGGCCAGCTCTTCGGCAACCGCGACCACACGACGGTGATGTACGCGAACAAGAAGATCTCGGAGCTCATGAAGGAGCGCCGCTCGATCTACAACCAGGTCACCGAGCTCACGAGCCGCATCAAGCAGGATCACCGCTACAAGTGA